The following coding sequences lie in one Xanthomonas hortorum pv. pelargonii genomic window:
- a CDS encoding EthD family reductase, producing the protein MIKVSVMYPYRDGARFDHAYYRDTHMPLVSARMGAACLSYTVDKGISGGEPGSTPPYIGMCHIFCDSVEAFGASFGPHAEEILGDIPNYTDLAPVMQISEVVVG; encoded by the coding sequence ATGATCAAGGTCAGCGTGATGTACCCGTACCGCGACGGCGCCCGCTTCGACCACGCCTACTACCGCGACACCCACATGCCGCTGGTGAGCGCACGGATGGGCGCGGCTTGCCTCAGTTACACGGTGGATAAAGGCATCAGTGGCGGCGAGCCGGGCAGCACCCCGCCCTACATCGGCATGTGCCACATTTTTTGTGACTCGGTGGAGGCCTTCGGCGCCAGTTTCGGGCCGCATGCCGAGGAAATCCTGGGCGACATCCCCAACTACACCGATCTTGCGCCGGTGATGCAGATCAGCGAGGTCGTGGTCGGTTGA
- a CDS encoding homoserine kinase — translation MATATQGLHEARAFAPASVANVAIGFDLLGYPIDGVGDTVTVRRIDEPLVRIAAIRGTTVALPLDAERNTAGAALISLRAALALPFGFEIEIDKGIALSSGMGGSAASCVAAMVAANALLDAPLRNEQLYQYALDGEAVASGSRHGDNLGPLFLGGLVLCTLERLVPISVPAAWHSLLVHPDAVLETRRAREALAGDYQLREFVAQSTNLALVLAGCHAGDAGLVRAGLRDVLIEPRRAPLIAGFAAAKQAALDHDALGASISGAGPSVFAWFESRAAADAAAASVKAAFADVGLDSQHWVSPIASPAARLLA, via the coding sequence GTGGCGACCGCGACACAGGGCCTGCACGAAGCACGCGCCTTCGCACCGGCTTCGGTGGCGAATGTGGCAATAGGATTCGATCTGCTCGGTTATCCCATCGACGGCGTCGGCGACACCGTCACGGTGCGGCGCATCGACGAGCCACTGGTGCGTATCGCTGCCATCCGCGGCACCACCGTCGCCTTGCCACTGGATGCCGAACGCAACACGGCGGGCGCGGCGTTGATCTCGTTGCGTGCGGCATTGGCGCTGCCATTCGGCTTCGAGATAGAGATCGACAAAGGCATCGCCTTGAGTTCGGGCATGGGCGGCTCGGCTGCATCGTGCGTAGCGGCTATGGTTGCCGCCAACGCGCTGCTGGATGCGCCGCTGCGCAACGAGCAGCTCTACCAGTACGCACTCGATGGCGAGGCGGTGGCCAGCGGTAGCCGCCATGGCGACAACCTGGGGCCGCTGTTTTTAGGCGGCCTGGTGTTGTGCACGTTGGAGCGGCTGGTGCCGATCAGCGTGCCGGCCGCGTGGCATAGCCTGCTGGTGCATCCGGACGCGGTGTTGGAAACCCGCCGCGCGCGTGAAGCCTTGGCCGGCGACTATCAATTACGCGAGTTCGTCGCGCAGAGCACCAACCTGGCGTTGGTGTTGGCTGGCTGCCATGCCGGCGATGCGGGCCTGGTGCGCGCAGGCTTGCGCGATGTGTTGATCGAGCCACGCCGCGCGCCGTTGATCGCCGGGTTCGCGGCTGCCAAGCAAGCTGCGCTGGATCACGATGCACTGGGTGCCAGCATTTCCGGCGCCGGCCCCAGTGTGTTCGCCTGGTTCGAATCGCGCGCGGCCGCCGACGCTGCGGCCGCATCGGTGAAGGCTGCATTCGCAGACGTTGGCCTGGATAGCCAGCACTGGGTGTCTCCGATCGCCAGCCCGGCCGCGCGGTTGCTCGCATGA